One Carcharodon carcharias isolate sCarCar2 chromosome 1, sCarCar2.pri, whole genome shotgun sequence DNA window includes the following coding sequences:
- the mrpl35 gene encoding 39S ribosomal protein L35, mitochondrial isoform X2 produces MQEDFLELKHVTLNEKSVPGSRASVATLIASKMPPTISVGPGTLKYFLPLVQKNASRGFSVTQLVSRFATLNLRHVQSPTISAVTKLGAPLDSNIICAHKVSALKSVPHHAPSFQQPVRALTYCSLRKGKRKSVKSVVKRFLRLHCGLWVRRKVTRKDCGRKELQENVDSDSMSSATGPKAKCWTR; encoded by the exons ATGCAGGAAGATTTTTTAGAATTGAAACATGTCACACTTAATGAAAAAAGCGTGCCAGGGTCAAGAGCCAGTGTTGCCACATTGATTGCATCAAAGATGCCACCAACCATTTCTGTAGGCCCTG GAACATTGAAGTACTTCCTTCCTTTGGTCCAGAAAAATGCATCAAGAGGTTTCTCCGTTACGCAGCTGGTCTCCAGGTTTGCCACCCTCAACCTCCGACATGTTCAATCTCCAACTATATCCGCAGTAACCAAACTGGGGGCACCTTTGGACAGTAACATTATTTGTGCACATAAAGTCTCTGCTCTCAAGAG CGTGCCTCATCATGCTCCTAGTTTTCAACAGCCAGTGAGAGCCCTGACTTACTGCAGTCTGCGCAAAGGAAAACGGAAGTCGGTGAAATCTGTTGTCAAAAGGTTCCTACGGTTGCACTGCGGTCTGTGGGTGCGGAGAAAG GTTACAAGAAAAGACTGTGGAAGAAAAGAGCTACAAGAAAACGTCGACTCCGACAGCATGTCTTCTGCAACAGGACCCAAAGCAAAATGCTGGACAAGATGA
- the mrpl35 gene encoding 39S ribosomal protein L35, mitochondrial isoform X3, with protein sequence MAALRSAAGTLKYFLPLVQKNASRGFSVTQLVSRFATLNLRHVQSPTISAVTKLGAPLDSNIICAHKVSALKSVPHHAPSFQQPVRALTYCSLRKGKRKSVKSVVKRFLRLHCGLWVRRKAGYKKRLWKKRATRKRRLRQHVFCNRTQSKMLDKMTTDFWKRRNWYVNDPYQMYHDRTNLKV encoded by the exons ATGGCGGCGCTGAGAAGCGCGGCCG GAACATTGAAGTACTTCCTTCCTTTGGTCCAGAAAAATGCATCAAGAGGTTTCTCCGTTACGCAGCTGGTCTCCAGGTTTGCCACCCTCAACCTCCGACATGTTCAATCTCCAACTATATCCGCAGTAACCAAACTGGGGGCACCTTTGGACAGTAACATTATTTGTGCACATAAAGTCTCTGCTCTCAAGAG CGTGCCTCATCATGCTCCTAGTTTTCAACAGCCAGTGAGAGCCCTGACTTACTGCAGTCTGCGCAAAGGAAAACGGAAGTCGGTGAAATCTGTTGTCAAAAGGTTCCTACGGTTGCACTGCGGTCTGTGGGTGCGGAGAAAG GCAGGTTACAAGAAAAGACTGTGGAAGAAAAGAGCTACAAGAAAACGTCGACTCCGACAGCATGTCTTCTGCAACAGGACCCAAAGCAAAATGCTGGACAAGATGACGACGGATTTCTGGAAAAGGCGGAACTGGTATGTGAATGATCCTTACCAGATGTATCATGATCGAACAAACCTGAAGGTTTGA
- the mrpl35 gene encoding 39S ribosomal protein L35, mitochondrial isoform X1: MQEDFLELKHVTLNEKSVPGSRASVATLIASKMPPTISVGPGTLKYFLPLVQKNASRGFSVTQLVSRFATLNLRHVQSPTISAVTKLGAPLDSNIICAHKVSALKSVPHHAPSFQQPVRALTYCSLRKGKRKSVKSVVKRFLRLHCGLWVRRKAGYKKRLWKKRATRKRRLRQHVFCNRTQSKMLDKMTTDFWKRRNWYVNDPYQMYHDRTNLKV; encoded by the exons ATGCAGGAAGATTTTTTAGAATTGAAACATGTCACACTTAATGAAAAAAGCGTGCCAGGGTCAAGAGCCAGTGTTGCCACATTGATTGCATCAAAGATGCCACCAACCATTTCTGTAGGCCCTG GAACATTGAAGTACTTCCTTCCTTTGGTCCAGAAAAATGCATCAAGAGGTTTCTCCGTTACGCAGCTGGTCTCCAGGTTTGCCACCCTCAACCTCCGACATGTTCAATCTCCAACTATATCCGCAGTAACCAAACTGGGGGCACCTTTGGACAGTAACATTATTTGTGCACATAAAGTCTCTGCTCTCAAGAG CGTGCCTCATCATGCTCCTAGTTTTCAACAGCCAGTGAGAGCCCTGACTTACTGCAGTCTGCGCAAAGGAAAACGGAAGTCGGTGAAATCTGTTGTCAAAAGGTTCCTACGGTTGCACTGCGGTCTGTGGGTGCGGAGAAAG GCAGGTTACAAGAAAAGACTGTGGAAGAAAAGAGCTACAAGAAAACGTCGACTCCGACAGCATGTCTTCTGCAACAGGACCCAAAGCAAAATGCTGGACAAGATGACGACGGATTTCTGGAAAAGGCGGAACTGGTATGTGAATGATCCTTACCAGATGTATCATGATCGAACAAACCTGAAGGTTTGA